Genomic window ([Empedobacter] haloabium):
TGCCGCCTACCAATGCAAGCGCTCCTCCGCCGTGGACGATGTCGTGCAGGAGGCCCTGATCATCCTGTATCGCCGTATCGGCACCGTGCGGACGGCATCGGCCCTGGGCGGCTGGCTGTTGCGCATCGTCGGCCGGCTGTGCATGCTCCCCGCGCTGATGTTCATGAAGGGCGTGGAAGATTTGCGTGGCGTCGAGGAATCGGCGCGCTTTGCGCGCATGCCGGTGGACGAGCTGCGCGTAGACCTGGTGCGCGCGCTGGAGTCGTTGCCGGCCGCGCACCGCGAGATCGTGCTGCTGCGTGACCTGCAGGAAATGACGATCCGCGACATCGCCACCCACCTGGCGATCACGCCGGAGGCGGCGAAGAGCCGCCTGCACCGCGCCCGCGCCATGGTGCGCGAGTACCTGCTGGCAGGGGAGGCCGCATGAACGATTACCAGAATCGCGCCGACCTGGGGCTGGCACGCGACCTGATCGCGTTGGCGCCGACCGAGGCAAAGGCGTTTCTCGGGCTGAAGGCGGCGGCCGAACGCAGCGACGGCGTCATTCCAGACAAGTATCGGGAGCTGATCTCGATTGCCGTGGCGCTGACGACGCAGTGTGCCTACTGCATCGATGCGCATACCAAGAACGCGGTGCAGGCGGGCGCCACCCGCGAAGAGATCGCGGAAACGGCGTTTATCGCGGCGGCACTGAAGGCCGGCGCGGCGGTGGGACACGGCTTGCTGGCGCTGCGGCTGTTCGACGAAGCCAGTGCCCGGTGAGGCGAGTTACCGGGCGCCGAACATCCGGTCCAGGGCCGTCTGGCGCAAGCTGCCTTCCAGCGCGGCGAGCGCCTCCTCCGTCCGTACGACCTGCGCATATTCCCCATCGAGGTTCGCCAGCGCCATCCAGTGGACCTCGTCCGCGCTGCGCGGATGGCCGGCATAGTCGCGTTTGGCAAAAGCAAACGTCGCATCCGCCACGACCTGCGTCGCGAAGCCCAGGTTGCCTGCCGTGCGCGCGCTGGCTTCGACCGAGTTATTGGTGCTGACCCCCACCATGACCAGTTGCGTAATGCCGCGCACGTGCAACCAGCGTTCCAGTCCCGTGTTGATAAAGCAGTCTGGCACATTCTTTTCGACCACGTGGGCATGCGGCAGCGGCTCGAAGCGCGGCTGGAACTCGGCTCCCGCTTGCCCAGGCCAGAACGGCGAGCCCGGCGTGCGCGAAACATGGCGGACGTGGACGACCGGTGCACCTGCCGCGCGCCAGGCCTCCAGCAGCCGGGCCATGTTGTCCTCGGCCTGCGGATTGTTGCGCTGGCCCGCGGCCGGGCTGGCCATACCTTGTTGCATATCGATGACGATCAAAGCCGGAACTTGCATCTGGACTCCAGGTTAGGGTGATGACGCATCGTAGAGCGCTGCCACGGCAGTGGCAAGGCCGGCAGCGGCTAGAATGCCGCCATGACCGACAAAAATAAAAACATCAGCAAATTCCTGTCCCTGATCCTGCGCCATGCGCCCGATACGATCGGCCTGACGCTGGACAAAAACGGTTGGGCCGACGTGGCCACCCTGCTGGAGCGGGCGGCCGCCCATGGCAAGCGCATCACGCCTGAACAGTTGCAGGAAGTTGTGGCGAGCAACGACAAGCAGCGTTTCGCCTTCAGTGCCGATGGCCGCGCCATTCGCGCCAGCCAGGGCCACTCGCTCAAGAGCGTCGACCTGGAGCTGGCGCCGGCCGTGCCGCCGGCGATCCTGTACCACGGCACCGCCAGCCGCTTCATTACGTCGATCCGGCAGTCCGGCCTGAAGGCGCAGTCGCGCCGTCACGTCCATCTGTCGGCCGAGCGTGGCACGGCTACCAGCGTTGGCGCGCGCTATGGCGTGCCGGTCGTGCTGGCGGTGCGGGCCGGCGAAATGCACGCGCAAGGGCAGCTGTTCTACCGCTCGGACAACGGCGTGTGGCTGACGGACGCCGTGCCGCTGCGCTTCATCGACTTCCCGTGAATATTTTTGTGCGCCGCACAAAGAGCTGTGCTATACTACGTCTGTCGATAAAGCCTTCAGGCCTTGTCGGCCCCTCGATGTGACGCAGGGCTGGCGTGTGTAAAGCCGCGCTGCGAATTCCACGAACGGGGTTGTCATACCAGACATTGGTCGAATTACACATTGGCCGCACCTTGCAGATAGCATGGGCATCCAAGGCATCCGCACCACGCAGATAGCATGGGCTGGAGCAGCGATTCAAGCATTGGCATTACATTGAAACGAAGCCCGCAGTCAGCGGGCTTTTTTTTCAGGCTTTCACCCCCATCTCGGTATGACGCAGCACCCGGCACCAGACGGCAGCCGGCAATGGCGCAACGCCACTTACGAAAGGGAATATGGCTAAAGAAGAACTGATTGAAATGAACGGCCTCGTTACCGAAATCCTGCCCGAGATGCGTTTCCGCGTCGACCTCGATAACGGCCACAAACTGGTTGCATACACATCGGGCAAAATGAAGAAGAATCACATCCGCATCCTGGCGGGTGACCGCGTGACCCTGGAACTGTCGCCCTACGACCTGAACAAGGGCCGCATCGTTTTCCGTCACATCGAGAACCGGGGCTCAGCGCCCAGCCACCAGGCACGCCGCCGCTAAGCGCGGTCGCAGCCGGCAAACCTTCCCAGTACGGGACCGCGAAAAACCGCCACGGCAGATGCCGTGCCGCGGCTTTTCGTCGTTTACGCCGCGTTGACGGCCTGTTCCAGCAATGCCGGCGCGGCGGCAAACTGCGCCGTCAGGAACCGCGCGATTCGTTGCTGCGTATCCGGCAGGTAGGGAATGTTCATATGGTTCGAACCCGGGACGGTCTCGTCCAGGTGCAGCCGCGCCATCTTGGCCACCAGCTGGTCGGTATGGGAGTGCGGCACGATATCGTCGCTGGCGGCGCGCAGCACATAGGTAGGCGCGCGCAGCAGCGCCGCATACTTGACGGACTCGAAGCGGTGCCGCAGCACGAAGCTGACGGGCACGACACGGAACTTGCGCTGCGCCAGCGCGAGGATCGAATCGTAAGGCGTGATCAGGACGACGGATTGGACCGGGCGCTCCTTGGCCACCTGCACCGCGACGCCTGAGCCCAGGCTGCGGCCGACCACCGCCACGCGCTCGGCATCGATATTGCGCCGGCTGCACAGCCAGTCGAACAGCATGCAGCCGTCCTCCACCATATGCTCCTCGCCCGGCACGCCGCGCGAGTCGCCATAGCCACGGTAGTTCATCGCCAGCACCGTCATGCCCGGGAACAGCGTGCCGGCGTCGCGCACGACCCACGACACCTCTTCGGAGCGGCCGCCGAAGTAGACGACAGCCGGATGCGGGCCAGGGCCGCGCGGCGTCATCAGCCAGCCCGCGAGCCGGGTGCCGTCGTTCGCCCGCAGCACGATGGCGCGGGTGCGGTGGCCCGTGCTGCGCGGGCTCTGCACCTCGCGCACCAGGGTTGGATTGAACAGCAGCTTGCGCTGGCTGGCCGCGATCATCGACACCATGCCGGCCCACAGCAGGCCTGCGGCGCCTGCGGCGGCCGCCACTTTTCGGGAAGTATTCATGAGTAAAGTCTACTCCCGATCCCGAAAACGCGTGTACGGACTGTTGCGGATTTTTGTAGGATTTTGTCGCTTGGGTTAGGTGGGCCACATACAGAATGCGAACCCATGGTGTCAGGCACCCATCTGCGGGTCTTCGACCCGCAGATGGGTGCCTGACACCTTAGGGTCTAGCGCCGGTGGGCCTTCAAGCGATCCAGCTTGGCCGCATACAGCTCATGGTCCTTGCGCGTCGTGCTGGCGTCCCGCGCCAGGCGCATGTGTTTTTCGGCGGCGTACAGGTCGCCCAGCATGTAGTCCGCCGCCGCCAGCCAGAAGTGGAACTCGTGGTAGGTGGGATCGCGCCGCAGTTCGCGCTGGAACAGTTCGCGCGCGCGCCGGTAGTCGCCGGCCTGCATGGCTTCACGGCCCTGGTTGAAGTAACGGAACGGTTGCTCCGGCTGCAGGCGCGCCAGCTGCGCCTTCAGCGCGTTTGCTTCGTCGACGCGGCCGAGGTGCTCGACGACCTGCGCCAGGTTCGACAAGGCCATCGCGCTGCGCGGGTCGCGCGCCAGCGCATAGCGCAGCGTCGTCTCGGCCTGCGCCAAGTCGCCATGGCGCCGGTACACCACTGCCAGTGTGTTGTAGGCGTAGACCAGGTTCGGATCGGCCAGCACGGCGCCGCGCGCCCACCAGTAGGCGTCGCTCACCTGGCCGCGCGCCAGCGCCTCGGCGGCGCGGTTGTTCATGAACATGGCGACGATCGCCTGGCGGCCGATGGTGATGCCGTCGCGCTGGCGGCCGTCCGGCGGCGGCAGGAAGTCGATCACCGTGTAGGCGTCGGCATCGTAGCCGCCGGTGGCGTCGCGCTGGATGCGGCCCAGCTTCAGGTTGACGTGGCCGCTGTTGAAATAGATCTCGCCGCTGCGGCTCCAGCTGTCCTCCGTCGGTATGCTCTGGAACACGACGGGAATGTCCAGCTCCTGCGCCAGCGCGGCCGTCATGATGACGAGCGACAGGCAATTGCCCTGGCGCGCCTCGAAGGCCTGGGCGGCGGTGCGCGTCAGCGCCGAGTCGTACTCCAGCTGCAACTGGTCGCGCCGGTACAGCGCATCGAACAGAGCGCGGCGGATTTCCTTGCCGCGCCGGTCGCGCGACACCGCCTGCGTGTAGGCGCGCATCGCCGGCGTCAGCGCGAAGATCTCGTCTTCCGATGGCAGCGCGACAGCGGGTTCGAACAGGGCATCGGCGAACAGGGCGGGAGGAGGGGCCTGCACCTGGGAAGGGCCGGCGCAGGCGGACAACAACAACGCGCAGCACACCACCAGCAGGCGGCGAAACCGGTGGCAGTACGGCGACGGCAAGGATCGATACTTCATGGCG
Coding sequences:
- a CDS encoding tetratricopeptide repeat protein, whose amino-acid sequence is MKYRSLPSPYCHRFRRLLVVCCALLLSACAGPSQVQAPPPALFADALFEPAVALPSEDEIFALTPAMRAYTQAVSRDRRGKEIRRALFDALYRRDQLQLEYDSALTRTAAQAFEARQGNCLSLVIMTAALAQELDIPVVFQSIPTEDSWSRSGEIYFNSGHVNLKLGRIQRDATGGYDADAYTVIDFLPPPDGRQRDGITIGRQAIVAMFMNNRAAEALARGQVSDAYWWARGAVLADPNLVYAYNTLAVVYRRHGDLAQAETTLRYALARDPRSAMALSNLAQVVEHLGRVDEANALKAQLARLQPEQPFRYFNQGREAMQAGDYRRARELFQRELRRDPTYHEFHFWLAAADYMLGDLYAAEKHMRLARDASTTRKDHELYAAKLDRLKAHRR
- a CDS encoding carboxymuconolactone decarboxylase family protein gives rise to the protein MNDYQNRADLGLARDLIALAPTEAKAFLGLKAAAERSDGVIPDKYRELISIAVALTTQCAYCIDAHTKNAVQAGATREEIAETAFIAAALKAGAAVGHGLLALRLFDEASAR
- a CDS encoding cysteine hydrolase family protein — encoded protein: MQVPALIVIDMQQGMASPAAGQRNNPQAEDNMARLLEAWRAAGAPVVHVRHVSRTPGSPFWPGQAGAEFQPRFEPLPHAHVVEKNVPDCFINTGLERWLHVRGITQLVMVGVSTNNSVEASARTAGNLGFATQVVADATFAFAKRDYAGHPRSADEVHWMALANLDGEYAQVVRTEEALAALEGSLRQTALDRMFGAR
- a CDS encoding RNA 2'-phosphotransferase; protein product: MTDKNKNISKFLSLILRHAPDTIGLTLDKNGWADVATLLERAAAHGKRITPEQLQEVVASNDKQRFAFSADGRAIRASQGHSLKSVDLELAPAVPPAILYHGTASRFITSIRQSGLKAQSRRHVHLSAERGTATSVGARYGVPVVLAVRAGEMHAQGQLFYRSDNGVWLTDAVPLRFIDFP
- a CDS encoding sigma-70 family RNA polymerase sigma factor, whose amino-acid sequence is MRIPEQTFAAAQAGDPAALAHLLVQLRPDIRRYAAYQCKRSSAVDDVVQEALIILYRRIGTVRTASALGGWLLRIVGRLCMLPALMFMKGVEDLRGVEESARFARMPVDELRVDLVRALESLPAAHREIVLLRDLQEMTIRDIATHLAITPEAAKSRLHRARAMVREYLLAGEAA
- the infA gene encoding translation initiation factor IF-1; this encodes MAKEELIEMNGLVTEILPEMRFRVDLDNGHKLVAYTSGKMKKNHIRILAGDRVTLELSPYDLNKGRIVFRHIENRGSAPSHQARRR
- a CDS encoding alpha/beta hydrolase, with the translated sequence MNTSRKVAAAAGAAGLLWAGMVSMIAASQRKLLFNPTLVREVQSPRSTGHRTRAIVLRANDGTRLAGWLMTPRGPGPHPAVVYFGGRSEEVSWVVRDAGTLFPGMTVLAMNYRGYGDSRGVPGEEHMVEDGCMLFDWLCSRRNIDAERVAVVGRSLGSGVAVQVAKERPVQSVVLITPYDSILALAQRKFRVVPVSFVLRHRFESVKYAALLRAPTYVLRAASDDIVPHSHTDQLVAKMARLHLDETVPGSNHMNIPYLPDTQQRIARFLTAQFAAAPALLEQAVNAA